TTGTTAGGGTTTCATATACAATTTCATATTTGTAATACTtcccagtatttttttttatattcatagcTCAGTGATATCAGCTCCACTGTGAATCCTGCATTAATTCAGACGTGGCCCTTTCTCATGATTATGTTATTacagacaaagaaaaacttCCAACATTCAGACTACCACCCTGTGATTCAaaccataaataaaatgaaaaaaggtttATATACTCTGCAAAACTTGAGGCAATGCATCGTATCCGTTTTTGTGCAGGTTTTTTTCAAATCTCTATCCAACAGCCTGGATTTTAATTTCTCACTAAAAGACgaaacacaaaaagaacagACCCAACTTTATGCCACAAGGCAAGGTCAGAAATCAATGTGAATTTGGTGAGTTAGtcttaatgaaaataaagtgaCTAGTTATTAAACCACAAATTATAACTGTAATTTTAAATGCACTGTACTGTAGACATTCTGCAAAAAATGAATGCGTGGCATGCTATGTTCACTCAGTTATGCAGGTGTCTTTTAAAATCATGGCAATCAAAGACTAATTAAACAATTACTGATTTTCATTCATCACTCAAAAGTACAAAGTAATAAAGACTCAACAAACAGACTCACAGCTTCATATGGCACAGGAACTTTATTTAGAACACTTGagcaaaaacacagacatttcAGGAATTTTATTCATAACACAGCCAAACTGGCATTTTACAGCATAAACATTGGGATGTATTTAAGACCACAATGAGATTATCTGTCCTGTTTAACATGTTCTTTCTAATACGCCTCACCCTCTACTTCACTCTCACCCTCCACAGATTCATCTCCAACCTCCTCATAATCTTCCTCCAAAGCTGCCATGTCAGagaactctctctctcctccatacCCTCAACCTGTACATCAGATCAAACTTGTGATCAACCTGATCCCAGGCCTCTGAAATGGCAGTGGTGTTGATCAGCATGCACACGGCCCTCTTCCTTGGCCAGGTCTCCACTAGGAACTACAGTGGGAGGCTGGTAGTTGATGCCCACCTTGAGACAAATGGGGCACCAGTCCACAAACTGGACTTGGTCTTAATGGTCAagtggcttaggaccagatttgagaagaatagGGACatgtcggacaaaagcaccaaattatttccacatgctctctgtcaccaaaagtgtcaacttttggtgatagagagcatgtggaaataatttgtttcaacttttggtaggagccactttgTCAAGATtctggatcggagatggcagccatataaagtctatgagaaccaatatatcttccaagccatttagaaggtcaatcttggtgtcaaaatctacattttctggatattttcataatttagagctattgagaatatcactagatgattatttgataaaaatgatAAGTTAACTTTCACCATGTATTTAGATAATTTCAAAGTTTCTAAGCGGTTGGACGTATATTGAtattaggtcatatacagtgcacgtattctgaaaaatgaataacatgcatacatttaatttcaactttattagctttactcatattatttgttacatttacaactacaaagatctttGCAATTCCATTGTGCCTTCAtgcatgagcaccttgcaccaaAACCGCTTGCACCTTTACAACCACACTTGACCAGTTCACTGCAAAGCTtagaacatatctatttgatcaaataatcatctagtgatattctcaatagctttaaatgattccttgacccagaaaatgtatattttggccccaagattgaccttctaagtggattggaagatatattggttctcatagattttatatggctgccatctccgatccggaatcttgatgaagtggctcctaccaaaaattgaaagctatggtgatagagagcatgtggaaaaaaattggtgcttttgtccgacgtgtcccctttatttagctcagcTGCCGGACTATAATGGTGGAGATGGCAGCAATAACATATTTGGGCACCACATCACCAAGGCAGCAGGCCATGTATTTGCCATGGTGAGGGCCACATTTCCCCATCTGATAGGTTGGCTCAAAGCAGCAAGTTAGTGATTTCTGACACTGTTAACTGCTCATGGGAAGCCTTTTCAGCAGAGATGACGGTGGTGGCCAGAGGGAAGTGGATACATTGGTATGGCACCAAGTTGGTCTGGAACTCATACCCAAAAAGCTATAAGGAGTCTGGTTGTTCTGCAGGAGTGTTGAAGGAAACAGATAtatcctaccagagcagggcgtccctctctacctttaataactcctgaagacccagctcttcagagagcatcttctctcctagcaccacacgacaattcaactccttaaagaattgtcacaagaactaatggctcttattgcactattccttgattgttcccattttttcctgtaagttgctttggataaaagcgtctgcttttgactaaatgtaaatgtaaatatataaatgaaaagaGCTCATAAGACAATGACAAAGACTGGCAGTGATGATTAACACTCTCATCATAAACTAATAATACACTGATACCTTGTATGCTATGAAATCACTTCCTGTCTTCGGTTTGCTCCGATGTTGTTGCAAAATACTGTGTTGAAATCAAAACgtctgtaaatatttttaagcTGCAGAGTGTCATAACTCAGATTGTTGCCACAAGAGTCCCGATTAAGGAGCTGCAGTACCGggcaaaagtttggacacaccttctcattcaatggtttttctttattttttattatattttctacattaaagattaatattaaagacatcaaacaattaggaattatgtagtaaacaaacAAGTGTCAaataaaccagaatatgttttagatTTGAGATTGTAGACACATTTAGACAACAAATTCTGGTTTGTTATTATtggttttatgcatttatgatGTGGTTATTTCCAATTTAAAACATCTAGGaatcatattttttacagcatgtTTCTAAACTTTGAataaaaaggctgcagacaaAATAACAGGAACAATATTTTCCTGTCACCATccattcctctgctgctctgccagtaattttccactctcctcccctctgctcaCTCTCCCTGCTGGCCACGCCCTTCTCATCAGCCAACTCTGTTCACCTGTGCACTCAGGTGCTCCTCATCAGCATCCAGCCACTATTTAAGCTACACCAGCCCAGCACTACAGCGCCAGATTGTCTTTGTAGTATGCAGAACTTTCCAGCGCTTTTCCTCGGCTTGATTTCCTGGTTCCGACCCTGCTTGTTCCTGACCCAGAATCTTCGTCTCTGCCCTGGATATCTAACTGCCTTCCGTCCCCGACTCCGAACCCTGCCTGTGAGTTCCTGGTGttattttgtctgcttctgTTGCCACTCCGGCTTCTCCGTGGAGGATTACTCTTCGGCCAGCTTTTGCTTTGGACTTCTGGACTGCAGCTCTGTCTATAGACTTGTCAAGAAATACTGTGTTCCTGCCTGCTGCCTAGTGCAGTCATCTGTTGTTCACTgttgcagtaaaataaagaacataaaaatcacagtagGACTGTACTGCGTTTGGGTCTTCCTGATTTGTGACATTTTCCaatgccagaaaaaaataaaaactgaagaaaaattaTCAGCATTCTCAGGTTgtattaatatttgtttttatcctcaTGTGAGGCCACCAGGGTCATGATGGTGAACCAGTTTCTAATCTTAATAATTGTGCTTATTCTTGGGCCTGTTTTtgctgttcttgtttttttcttttgttattagGTAGACTGGCTCCTTGAGATGAACCAAAACTCAGTGTTGAAGTAatctatttaaaatgattgGCAAGTTTATTGTAAAAGAGTaaagaaaaataagtaaaaatgtaactacataaaaatatattaagtagttacaacagaaaatgctgtttacatagATAATCAATAATAGtagtacaataatatatttgtaacatataaaacaatctcagtgggtcgattctactttttactccatttagCCACCAGCTtttattacttttcaggtccagctttataaaaaaaaaaaaaaaaaagacatgatacatttaaagtgattggacATATCTtataattaaaccacataacagtatattaagtagttaaattagcCCAATACagtgcatcaatacaaataaacttataatatatttagaataaataaaaaaaatct
This genomic interval from Centropristis striata isolate RG_2023a ecotype Rhode Island chromosome 14, C.striata_1.0, whole genome shotgun sequence contains the following:
- the LOC131985289 gene encoding LOW QUALITY PROTEIN: tubulin alpha chain-like (The sequence of the model RefSeq protein was modified relative to this genomic sequence to represent the inferred CDS: inserted 4 bases in 2 codons; deleted 1 base in 1 codon); this encodes MKKAHLLKTLFACWVCEVSSWEEETLLLVMQLNHHHRLNVLLKSQTDLSISRQRAKLGQKTNLVPYQCIHFPLATTVISAEKASHEQLTVSEITNCCFEPTYQMGKCGPHHGKYMACCLGDVVPKYVIAAISTIIVRQLIQFVDWCPICLKVGINYQPPTVVPSGDLAKXKRAVCMLINTTAISEAWDQVDHKFDLMYRLRXYGGEREFSDMAALEEDYEEVGDESVEGESEVEGEAY